TAACCCTAGTTTAAAGTGAGAAACAAACTTATTCGACCATTATATACATAAAATATTACTTTTTTTACATGGGTCGTCTGCACGggttatataaaatatataaccCGACTCATTTAATAACTggttatacgggttcatttCGTGTTGGTGGGTTAACCCATgaccgacccgctttttaatcataCGGGTTCAATCAGCAATATTTCATGCGGGTTTCAAGTTGTATTGTTGGGGCTTGTCGAAATTGACAGCCTTACCAATGACCTCAGCTCACGGCCCACTAGCGATTTCACTCACCAAATTCACCAATGACCTCAATGATTAACTCACAACCTCAAAGATCAAACGACAACCTTTACAGCCGATAGCCGCAACGACCGACCCGCTACTGAGCTCAAACCGGACAAGAGACTTCATCGACCGACCTACCGGTGACCTTACCCATCGAACACAACATCATCGGCAGAATAATAACCTCAGCGACCTTACCTATAGACCGGTGACCTTAATGACAAGAGGATGATCTCAAAATAAAACGGCGAACTCACTGACGACCTCACTGGCTGACGGATGACATTTAACGATCAAATTGCAACCTCATCAACTGACGACCAAAAAGTAACCTCGATGATAGACCCATCAACGACCTCAATGATTGACCAAACGGTCCAAACAAACGATGACCTCACCAACTGACTGACAACCCACCTCAACAAGCGGATGACGACCTCACTAATAGTTGTAAGCTTAACACAATTGTTGCTTCATTtttaatctgttttttttttctttttctcattatttttattgtgttttggATGTATTTGTACCAAATACATTTTTagtgctttaaaaaaaaatttgttttctaATTATATTACCAGATGCGTTGTGAGATCTTGAAAAtgccaaatttaatttctcattttcgTTTTGTAAAACAATTTTTAACAAAAACACATTCTAAAAACCATTATCCAAAGAGACATATTCTTTTAACTTAAGAAATGAGTTTACTTGGAAGTCTTGCCGGAACTCTTGAAAATGAATCCAAACCAAAGTGGAAGATGACTCCTCTCTTTATTGTAAAGTGAAAAATGACTCAAATATTATAGATCACAATTTCTCTATCCATTACCACATTaaaaaaacattgaaaaataTCAAGCAATTAACTTTTTCTttggaatcaaaaaaaaaatcaaaatgtttAGCTTTGTTCAACCCTTTTAAAAATCAATAACGTGATATGACATTATTCCATGTAGTTCAAGATTTAACCTTGTGGTATGTCTAGGTTACTCTCTCTAAGAGGTAGGTGGAGGTCGTGGCCTCCTGGCGGCGGTTCTGCAAATTGGGTTAGAGGAGATGGGGTATCCTTCTCATCTAGTTGCTGGGGGATTGAGGATGGCGGGGTTCCCCATCGTCAGATTCTCAAAATTGGGGGCAATGAAGAGCTTCTGTCTCAAGTGGCTTTTCACGGCAACGGCAATGGTTTCGGGTCTTTCTTGACCCGAGATGTTTGGGAAGGTTTGGCTTGTCGGGTTGCGGAGTGGAGCACCGGGGGGAGGTTTGCCTCCTCGTGATTTGGTTTTGTGCCAGGCGGTTGGGTGGTGACGGTGGCTGATGACTAGTCGCCGTACAAGGAGGCTTGTGCAGCCGGGATAACAGATGCAGCGCTGATCCGTGCTGGAGCGGGGTTGGCTGTGCTGGGAGAGGCGACGATGGCTACGACCAGCGGTGGATGACCTCCCCGTCGTCGACTAGTGGCAGTCTGGTGTGCTGCCGTACTTGATTTGGGTGGCCTTAGCAGGTCCAGCTAGGCTTGGAACCCTTATGGGCCTAGTGCTAGGGTTTTCCATTCTTTTGGGCTTCTGATTGGTATATGGGATAGTTGGGCTGCTTGGCtgtatttttttacttttaattattttatgtaaGAATGTATTCTTCTATGGCGAATGAATTCGTAGGTTCTCTCTGAGATTTGTCGCTAAAAATACTCAGAATGTCTCAGAGAGACTTATAAGGTAGATTTTGTAGGTTCTCTATGATTTTCTAGGACATTTTAGGGTAGATTTTGGCTAAACTTCATGATCTTTAAAAAAGTTGAATTATTTAGGTAATGACTCTTTTGACAGTCCCACATGGATGAGTCATTATGTGAAATTTCACTGATCAATGCAATGAGTTGAcaattctctaaaaaaaaaaaaaaaatcaataacgTGATGAAAAGAAAATTCTGCTTTAGAGCTGTACTCTCCTTATAATTCCCAGACTCTTGTGTTGTTCATTGAATCGCCCGTCAACGTCTCACATTTCCGTCTCATTTCTCAACTCTCTATCAGCTCAGAAACTGCAACCCATCTCATCTCAACAACTTAGATCGATCTGCTCCCATCCTATTCTGAAGTACAGAACTTCCACAATTTAATCCCACTATCCCAAAACCCAGAATTCTCTCCCACATCTATGGCACCCCACAAAGCTGTGACGCTGACCCACGTCCGGTACCAGAAGGGCGACCCATTGGGACACTTCCTCGCCTGGGTTTCCCTCATCCCAGTCTTCATCTCCTTAGGCGGCTTCATCTCCCACTTCATCTTCCGCCGTGAGCTCCAAGGCATGTTCTTCGCCATCGGCCTCATAATCTCTCAACTCATCAACGAAGTCATCAAGGATTTGTTCCAGCAAGCTCGCCCCGCCACCTGTGCCCTCCTCGAAATGTGTGACTCCCATGGATGGCCTTCAAGTCACTCCCAGTACATGTTCTTCTTCGCTGTTTACTTTACCCTTTTGACCCAGAAAGGAATTGGGCTGTGGGATACCAAGCACAAGTTTGCTGTGAATTTCTTGCCGTGGTGCTTGGCTTTGCTGACTATGTATTCCAGGGTTTATTTGGGGTATCATACTGTGGCTCAGGTTTTTGCTGGGTCTGCTTTGGGGATTTTTCTTGGGGGTTTGTGGTTTTGGGTTGTGAATTCTGTGTTCATATGTTACTTTCCGGCGATTGAGGAAAGTGCGTTTGGGAGGTTCTTTTATGTTAAGGATACTTCTCATATACCCAATGTGTTGAAGTTTGAGTACGACAATGCGAGGAAAGCTAGGAGCGAAAAGGCTGCCAAGTCTAATTGATTGTTGAAGACTTAACTAGGTATGTGGGATTCTATGCATTGGCCTTGTTTTGCATTTTCAATTCTTGAATTGAGATATTGAATGTTGGGTTATGATTGGTCCTAGTGTGGGGCTTAAGctgaaattttgttttgttttgagtaaattttgttgctttggaaACTGTTTTGGTTGCCTTTGATGTAAAGAAATGTGCTTTAGGTTTATTGAGCGTTGAGTTGAATATATTAGAGAATAGATCTTAGAGACGGTAAAGGGAACACGGGTTCTAGAGTTGGATTGTGATTATGAACATAGCTTGGCTTCTCTGACCTTGTTGCTTGAAGGGTATGCTGTGAATTGTTCGAGTGCACACTTGGTTTCTTCTAGTGTTGATCAAACTCAAGTGAGTTTTGAGAGATGTTGTTAGAGTGATTTGAGGAAGTTTTTGGAAACACAACCACTTTAGGGACTTTATTAGATGCATGGTATCCTAGTCTtgtttttcttggttttaaGAATCTTAGGGGACCTTTACATAGTGTTTGTATATGGGACAATGCattatgtgtttttgttttgtctttTTCTATAGATGATGACAACACATTCTGTTCTATTGCATGCAGAACCTAGGCGATCACTACATAAGCTTCACAGAACACATTTTTTGACATTTGATATATGTTACTGTAATATATATTCATGCCCTCTATTACCCTGAAGCTTTGATGCGTATTAACCAGCAAAGCTGACATGACAAGTATATATAGTACACTTGTTCATAATAATCGTGGGAATTGAAAGAGCATTTCTATTGT
Above is a genomic segment from Rosa chinensis cultivar Old Blush chromosome 3, RchiOBHm-V2, whole genome shotgun sequence containing:
- the LOC112193784 gene encoding lipid phosphate phosphatase gamma — translated: MAPHKAVTLTHVRYQKGDPLGHFLAWVSLIPVFISLGGFISHFIFRRELQGMFFAIGLIISQLINEVIKDLFQQARPATCALLEMCDSHGWPSSHSQYMFFFAVYFTLLTQKGIGLWDTKHKFAVNFLPWCLALLTMYSRVYLGYHTVAQVFAGSALGIFLGGLWFWVVNSVFICYFPAIEESAFGRFFYVKDTSHIPNVLKFEYDNARKARSEKAAKSN